The following are encoded in a window of Desulfopila inferna genomic DNA:
- a CDS encoding TonB-dependent receptor: protein MFKVKIGGLKGSDLKEKTLGFGSFFTMTAATTLSLSGVFISGNVHATADEVPLMDKVVVTASRQEEKIAAVPANVTVITAQEIAKSPAETVPELLRITPGIVVNDITGNGRNITVDLRGFGETAALNTLLLIDGRRINQADLSGVDWTLIPKNRVERIEIIHGGRGSVLYGDNAAGGVINIITKKGEELLFSGGLVAGSYDTILSRLAVSGSTESLSYALSTNYRTSDGYRDNSGTDARDMGLNLDYFFSDRFNVALTSSYHEDDTEVPGSLLLSELESGVSRRASTTPEDFSDIKDYHLQIVPQVFFTETSYFQMESSTRRKENTAFFSFVGGTYNAETEIDTVALSPQIVINEKFFGRDSKLVAGFDYRKSKEDIGNESVFFGAPSSAAFELSKEDMGVYGNAEVSLNSKVAVSGGYRHDRAEFESFTDGLSDKVTMDEDIYDGGVTYRFSDNGSAYFSYAKSFRYPVLDEMFSFFTNSFDSTLRPQTTDDFEVGARIQFGPDINFSVNLFRLDTEREIFFNPVSFANENLNGDTIRQGIELKASKQFSKISVNGSYTLRDTEIDGGTFDGKEIPNVPRHQFTAGAEADIFTNFRFNIDGSYIGERPFISDFANVVDDQDGYFYVTAKLAYMFEKGSAYLTVNNLFDEDYYQYGGINFLGEPGIQPAPGVNFLVGLTFDI from the coding sequence ATGTTTAAAGTAAAAATTGGGGGATTGAAGGGATCGGACTTAAAGGAAAAAACACTTGGTTTTGGTAGTTTTTTCACCATGACTGCAGCAACAACTCTTTCACTATCGGGTGTGTTCATAAGTGGAAATGTTCATGCAACGGCAGATGAAGTTCCATTAATGGATAAGGTCGTTGTTACCGCCTCGAGACAGGAAGAAAAGATTGCCGCTGTCCCTGCCAATGTAACTGTCATTACAGCGCAGGAAATCGCAAAATCACCAGCAGAAACGGTTCCTGAACTCTTGCGGATCACTCCCGGGATAGTAGTGAACGATATCACCGGCAATGGCCGCAATATAACGGTTGACCTAAGAGGGTTTGGTGAAACGGCAGCTTTGAACACCTTGTTGCTTATTGATGGCCGTCGGATCAATCAAGCTGATTTGAGTGGTGTAGACTGGACTCTTATTCCTAAAAACAGAGTTGAACGGATTGAAATTATACATGGCGGCAGGGGAAGTGTTTTATATGGAGACAACGCCGCTGGTGGAGTTATCAATATCATCACCAAAAAGGGGGAAGAGCTCCTCTTTTCAGGTGGTCTGGTTGCAGGGAGTTACGACACGATTCTATCCAGGCTGGCAGTCAGTGGTTCAACAGAAAGCCTAAGTTACGCACTGAGCACCAACTACCGAACATCGGACGGATATCGAGACAATAGTGGAACAGACGCCAGGGATATGGGTTTGAATCTTGACTATTTTTTTTCGGACCGTTTTAACGTCGCTCTTACCAGTAGCTATCATGAAGACGACACAGAGGTTCCAGGATCATTATTGCTGAGTGAATTAGAGAGTGGAGTGTCACGGAGAGCAAGTACCACACCTGAAGATTTCTCCGATATCAAAGATTATCATTTACAAATTGTACCGCAGGTTTTCTTCACTGAAACGAGCTATTTTCAAATGGAAAGTTCCACCAGGAGGAAGGAAAATACTGCATTTTTTTCCTTTGTCGGCGGGACATATAACGCAGAAACTGAGATTGATACAGTGGCTCTTTCTCCGCAAATTGTTATAAATGAAAAATTCTTTGGTCGTGATTCAAAGCTGGTTGCAGGATTTGATTATAGAAAGAGTAAAGAGGATATCGGCAACGAATCTGTTTTTTTTGGCGCACCATCTTCGGCAGCGTTTGAACTCTCGAAAGAAGATATGGGAGTTTATGGTAATGCAGAAGTATCGCTCAACAGCAAGGTGGCGGTTTCCGGTGGTTACCGCCATGATCGTGCCGAATTCGAATCATTTACCGACGGGCTCTCCGACAAAGTCACCATGGATGAAGATATATATGATGGGGGGGTGACCTATAGATTTTCAGATAACGGTTCTGCATATTTCAGTTATGCAAAGAGTTTCAGATATCCGGTACTCGATGAAATGTTCAGCTTCTTTACCAATTCTTTCGATTCCACGCTCCGGCCACAGACCACCGATGATTTTGAAGTTGGTGCGCGCATTCAATTTGGTCCGGACATTAATTTCAGCGTGAACCTTTTCAGACTGGATACCGAGAGGGAAATATTTTTTAACCCTGTAAGCTTTGCCAATGAAAACCTTAATGGCGACACCATAAGACAGGGTATTGAACTGAAAGCAAGTAAACAATTTTCGAAAATATCAGTTAACGGCAGTTATACACTCAGGGACACTGAAATCGATGGAGGAACATTTGACGGCAAGGAGATACCCAATGTGCCTCGCCATCAATTCACAGCCGGTGCGGAAGCCGATATTTTCACGAACTTTCGATTCAATATAGATGGATCCTATATCGGTGAACGACCTTTTATTTCAGATTTCGCCAATGTAGTTGACGACCAGGACGGTTATTTCTATGTGACTGCCAAATTGGCTTATATGTTTGAAAAAGGCTCTGCTTATCTGACGGTTAATAATCTTTTCGATGAGGACTATTACCAATATGGCGGGATAAACTTTCTTGGAGAACCGGGCATTCAACCGGCACCGGGAGTTAATTTCTTAGTTGGGCTTACTTTTGATATCTGA
- a CDS encoding MotA/TolQ/ExbB proton channel family protein: MLETMLKGGPVMYPLFACSLCVLTIIIERGLFWIILNRRHNSELINEVVEISKEGDWELVKKKTIGSKDYAIRVLVSGIVHRKFSMTKAMEVAAIQEIVKMRRGMGVLDTMITVAPLLGILGTVIGIILSFDMLAIEGIDNPHAVTGGIAQALITTATGLSIAILAVVPYNYFNVKVEQAARIMEQYATSLEIVYEKLSQDTPDGGDL; the protein is encoded by the coding sequence ATGCTTGAGACAATGTTGAAGGGAGGGCCGGTAATGTATCCATTATTTGCCTGTTCGCTTTGTGTATTGACAATCATAATTGAGCGAGGCTTATTTTGGATAATTCTCAACCGGCGACATAATTCCGAACTCATCAATGAGGTGGTTGAGATCAGCAAGGAAGGGGACTGGGAACTTGTAAAAAAGAAAACGATCGGATCCAAAGATTATGCCATACGCGTTTTAGTAAGCGGCATCGTACACAGGAAATTTTCCATGACCAAAGCCATGGAGGTCGCGGCGATACAGGAGATAGTGAAAATGCGACGTGGAATGGGTGTGCTCGATACGATGATCACGGTAGCGCCTTTGTTGGGAATTCTCGGCACTGTCATCGGCATAATTTTGTCTTTTGATATGCTGGCGATAGAGGGGATTGATAATCCGCATGCCGTTACCGGAGGCATTGCCCAGGCCCTCATAACCACAGCTACGGGTCTCAGCATAGCCATATTGGCGGTTGTTCCCTACAATTATTTTAATGTAAAAGTGGAACAGGCTGCCCGCATCATGGAACAGTACGCAACAAGCCTTGAAATAGTTTATGAAAAATTGTCACAAGATACACCAGATGGAGGCGACTTGTGA